The region CCATCCAATCCATCTCCGCGGCGCCCTCGTCGACCTCGCCGATCTTGTACGTCTTATCGGTGTAGTACAAAACCCGCTCGGTAACGGTGGTCTTACCGGCGTCGACGTGGGCCGCGATCCCCACGTTCCTTATCTTCTCTATAGGCGATTTCCGCGGCATAACGCTATATTAAAAAAAACCATCCCCGGCAAGGGATGGCTATTATGCTCCCCAAGCCTTAGGACCTCAGCCCGCATCCAAACGAGCGCGTTGTGTCCGACTATTAATCATCAACCAGCCGCACCCCCCCTGCGGCGATTACCAACGGTAGTGGGCAAAAGCCTTGTTGGCCTCGGCCATCCGGTGCGTATCCTCCTTTTTCTTGTACGCCGTGCCGGCACCCTTGGCGGCGTCCAGGATCTCTCCGGCCAATTTATTCTCCATGCCGTGTTCCGACCTGGCCAGGGCCGCCGCCTTGAGCCAACGTATGGCCAGCGCCGCGCGCCGCTGCTGCGGTACCTCTACCGGTACCTGGTACGTGGCGCCGCCCACCCGCCGCGATTTGACCTCCAGCGACGGTTTCACGTTGTTGATGGCCCGGTTGAACACGGCCAGCGGGTCTTCGCCCGTCTTCTCGGCCACGATATCCATCGCGTCGTAGAAGATACGCTCGGCTGTGGAGCGTTTGCCCCGCGACACGACGCTATTGACGAACCTCGTAATAAGGGGCGACCCGTATTTGGAATCGGGCGGCCAACTGCGTTTCGCTGGTTTGCGCGAGCGCGCCATTATGCGATAAACCTCCGCGTTACGATGGTGCCGGGCAGGCCGGCCTACTTCACCTTCTTGGGCTTTTTGACGCCGTACTTCGAACGGCTGCGGTTGCGGTCGGTTACGCTCGAAGCGTCGAAGGTGCCGCGAATGACGTGGTAGCGGACGCCCGGGATGTCCTTAACGCGGCCGCCGCGCACGAGGACGATCGAGTGCTCCTGCAGGTTATGGCCCACGCCGGGGATATAGGCCGTCACTTCCGTCCCGGTAGTAAGACGGACGCGGGCCACCTTACGGAGCGCCGAATTGGGTTTCTTGGGCGTTACGGTCCACACCCGCGTGCAAACGCCGCGCCGTTGCGGGCATTTGGCGAGCGCGGGCGATTTGGACTTCTTCCGTGCCTTGCCGCGGCCGTGTCGTACGAGCTGATTGATTGTCGGCATAATTTCTCCGTCGAGGCGCCGCGAGACGCGGCGTTACTTCTCCCGGACCAATTCCTCCTCGGGCTCCTCGACCTCCGCCGGTAGCTCTTCTTTGACCTGGAGCTTCAACTTTAACGCGTCGAAAGCCCCGAGCCCCGCCGGGATCAAGTGTCCCATGATGACGTTCTCCTTCAAACCCAACAGGTTATCGCGCTTGCCGGCGAAGGCCGCCTCCGCCAAGATGTGTGTCGTCTTCTGGAAGGAGGCCGCGCTGATAAACGAATCGGTGGACAGCGCCGCTTCGGTTATGCCCTGTAAGATGGGGCTGGCCGTCGCCGGCTTCTTGCCCTGGCCTATCATCTTCTCGTTGATGTCGCGGAACTTGAATTTGTCCACCACCTGCTCGGGTAAAAACTCGGTATCGCCCACCGTCTCGATCTTAACCTTACGCAGCATTTTGCGCACGATGGACTCGAGATGTTTATCGTTGATGTCGACGCCCTGCAACCGGTAAACTTCCTGGATCTCGTTAACCAGGTATTCCTGGACCTCCTTGTCGCCTTTGACGCGGAGGATGTCGTGCGGGTCGATGTTACCGTCGCACAGCTGCTGGCCTGCGGTTACCAGGTCGCCCTCGTGCACCTTCAGGTGTTTTCCCTGGGGTATCTCGTATTCCTTGGCTTGATGTTCGCCGCCGACTACGATCTTGCGTTTACCCTTCCGGGTACCTTTGATCTCGACGTGGCCGTCGATCTCGGCGATTATGGCCGGGTTCTTGGGCCGGCGCGCCTCGAACAATTCCGCGACGCGCGGGAGGCCGCCGGTGATGTCGCGCGTCTTGCCTATTTCGCGCGGGAGTTTGACCAACAGCTTGCCGGCCTCGACCCTCTCGCCGTCGTGTACGCTCAAGTACCCGCCGAACGGTACGGGGTATTCGACGTCTTTGCCGCCGTCGCCGGTGTGGACGATAATGTGGGGGTCGAGGTCCTTGCGTCTGGTGCCGCCTACGACTACGCGTTGAATGAGGCCCGCGGCGTCCACCTCTTCGCGGAGCGTAACGCCGTCGATGATGTCGCGGAGCTCAACCACGCCGTCGACGTCGGCGAGAATGGGCTCGCTGTACGGGTCCCACTCGTATATAACCTGACCCTTCTCCAATAGCTGGCCGTCCTTCGCCTGCAGCGCCGCGCCGTACGGCACGGTGTACTTTATGCGGTCCCGGCCCTCCTCGTCGACGACGTTCAGCTCGGCGTTGCGCGACAGGACGACCGTCGAGCCGTCCGGCCTTTTTACTTTCCGCAGCCGCTCGAAGCGGGCCTTACCGGCGACTTTGGCCGAGATCTTGGACTGTTCTACGATGCGGCTGGCCGTGCCGCCGACGTGGAAGGTCCGGAGCGTGAGCTGCGTCCCGGGTTCGCCTATGGACTGGGCCGCGATGACGCCCACCGCCTCCCCCACGTCCACCAGCTTGCCGGCGGCGAGGTTTTTGCCGTAGCAGAGGGTGCATACCCCCCGGCGCGACTCGCACGTCAAAACGGACCGTATCTTGGCCGACGTCACGTTGGACATCTCGATCTTCTCGGCCTCTTCCTCGTCTATGAGCTGGTTGGCGGCGACGATGAGCTCGCCGGTAACCGGGTCGTATAGGTCCTCCAACGCCACGCGACCCAACACCCGGTCGCCCAGCGAGGCGATTACCTCCTCGCCCTCTTTGAGGGCCGTCATCTCGATGCCGAGGAGCGTGCGGCAGTCGCCTTCGGTAACGATGAGGTCGTGGGCCGCGTCCACCAGCCGCCGCGTGAGGTAGCCGGCATCCGCGGTCTTGAGCGCCGTATCGGCCAGGCCCTTGCGGCCGCCGTGCGTCGAAATGAAGTACTCCAACACCGACAGGCCCTCGCGGAAGTTGGAGAGGATAGGCTGCTCGATGATCTCGCCTATGCGGCCGGTGATTTTTTTCTGCGGTTTCGCCATCAAACCCCGCAAGCCGCATAGCTGGCGGATCTGGTTCTGCGAACCCCGCGCGCCGGAATCCGCCATAATAAATACCGGGTTGAAGCCCTTGGCGTCCTTCGACAAACGGTCGAAGACCAACTCGCCCAGGACGTCGGTGGTCCGGGTCCAGGCGTCGATGACCATATTGTAGCGCTCGCCGTACGTTATGGCCTGCTGCTTGTAGAGCTTGTCGATCTTTTCGACCTCGCGTTTGGTCTCCTCGATGAGGGTCGCTTTTTCGGGCGGCACGACCAGGTCGTCGACGCCGAACGTGACGCCGGCCAACGTGGCGTGTAGGAAGCCCAGGTCTTTCAGGTCGTCTAAAAGCGAGACCGTGCGGGCGAGGCCGTACTTCTTATAGACTTCCGCTACAATGCCGCCCACCGTCTTCTTGTCGACCGTCTTGTTAACGAAGACGAAGTCGTCCGGCAAGACCTCGTTGAACAGCACCCGACCCACGGTGGTGTCTATTAGCTCGCCGTACAGGCGGACCTTTACCTTGGCGTACCGGCCCACTTCTCCCAGTTCGTGGGCCAACGTAACCTCGTCGACGTCGGCGAACGCTTTGCCCTGGCCCTTCTCGCCCTCCTTGGGCTTGGTGAGGGCGTAACACCCCAGGACGATATCCTGGGTGGGGGTGGCGAGCGGCTTACCGTGCGCCGGCGAAAGGATGTTGCGCGTGCTCGCCATCAACAGCTTGGCCTCGAGCTGGGCCTCGGGCGAGAGCGGGACGTGAACCGCCATCTGGTCGCCGTCGAAGTCGGCGTTGAAGGCGGTGCACACCAGCGGGTGTATCCTGATGGCCGAGCCCTCGACCAACACCGGCTTGAAGGCCTGGATGCCGAGGCGGTGCAGCGTGGGCGCGCGGTTGAGCATGACCGGGTGGTCGCGGATGCACTCCTCCAGGATGTCCCACACCTCCGGCTTGACTTGCTCGACCAGGCGCTTGGCGCTCTTGATGGTGTGAACGAAGCCGTGCTCCTCGAGCTTCTGGATGATGAACGGCTTGAAGAGCTCCAAGGCCATCTTCTTGGGGATGCCGCACTCGTGGAGCTTGAGCTCCGGCCCGACGACGATGACGGCGCGGCCCGAGTAATCCACCCGCTTACCCAACAGGTTCTGGCGGAAGCGCCCCAGCTTGCCCTTGAGGTTATCGGACAGCGACTTGAGGGGGCGGTTGTTGACGCCGCGCACGGCGTAGCCCCGGCGGCCGTTGTCCAACAGCGCGTCCACCGACTCCTGCAGCATCCTCTTCTCGTTGCGGAGGATGACGTCCGGCGCCTTGATCTCTATAAGCTTGCGGAGGCGGTTGTTCCGGTTGATCACGGTCCGGTAGAGGTCGTTGAGGTCCGAGGTGGCGAAGCGGCCGCCGTCGAGCGGCACCAACGGCCTGAGGTCCGGCGGCAGCACCGGGAGGACCTCCAGGACCATCCACTCCGGCCGGTTCCCCGACTTACGCACCGATTCGACGAGCTGCAGCCTCTTCAACAGCGTCTTCCGTTTTTGCTTCGACCTCGTCTCGTCGAGCTGTACCTTGAGCTCCACCGACAACGTCTCCAGGTCCAGCTCCTCGAGCAACCGCCGGACCGCGGGCGCCCCCATCTCGGCGACGAATTCGCCCGGGAATTTCTCGTAGAGGCCGCGGTACTGCTCCTCCGAGATAACCTGGCCGGCGGCGAGGCCGGTCTCGGACTTAAGGCCCGGGTCGACGACGAGATAGGAGGCGTAGTAGACGACGCGCTCCAGGTCCCGGCTCGAGATGCCCAACAGGTTGGCGACGTAGTTGGGCGCGCCCTTGACGAACCATATGTGCGCCACCGGCGATACGAGCTTGATGTGGCCCATCCGCTCGCGGCGCACCCGCGACTCGGTCACCTCGACGCCGCAGCGGTCGCAGATGACGTTGCGGTTCTTGATGCGTTTGTACTTGCCGCAGGCGCACTCCCAATCCTTGGTGGGGCCGAAAATGCGCTCGCAGAACAGGCCGTCACGTTCCGGCCGGAACGTCCGATAGTTGATGGTCTCGGCCTTCTTCACCTCGCCGTGCGACCACGACAGGATCTTCTCGGGCGAGGCTATGCCGATGGTGACGGCCGCGAACTCTTTCCGCTGCTTCCTCTTGTCGTCGTAGAGTCCCCAGATCACTTTATCCCCCGACGCGTTGAGGCCGGTACCGCCGCCGCGCGCGCGTCGGCGACGCGGGCCGGCCTCACGCTTCCTCCGGATGAACGTCCAGGCACAACGCCCGGAGTTCGTTTATTAAAACGTTGAACGATTCGGGCGTATCGGCTTCCGGTATGTTGCGCCCTTTGACGATGGCCTCGTAGGTGCGGGCGCGCCCCAGGACGTCGTCGGACTTGACGGTCAACAGCTCCTGCAGCGTATACGCAGCGCCGTAGGCCTCCAGGGCCCAAACCTCCATCTCGCCGAAGCGCTGGCCGCCGAACTGGCCCTTTCCGCCCAACGGTTGCTGCGTCACCAGCGAGTACGGCCCGACCGACCGCGCGTGGATCTTGTCGTCGGCCAGGTGCAGCAATTTAAACAGGTAGATGTAACCGACGGTTACGTCGTGGCTGAACGGGTCGCCGATGCGGCCGTCGTACAGCGTCACCTTCCCCGAGGTCGGGATGCCGGCCACCTCCAGGTGGCGCTTTATCTCTTCTTCGGAACCGCCCTCGAAGATCGGGCACTCGAAGAATTCGTTCAATTTGTGCGCCGCCCACCCGAGGTGGGTTTCGAAGATCTGGCCCACGTTGAGCCGGCTCGGTACGCCCAACGGGTTGAGGATAATGTCGACCGGCGTGCCGTCTTCCATAAAAGGCATATCCTCTTCCGGCACTATTTTCGCGACGACGCCCTTGTTGCCGTGGCGGCCGGCCATCTTATCGCCGATGGTGAGGCGCCGCTTGCGCGCGACGTACACTTTAACCATCTTGAGCACGCCGGGCGGCAAGTCGTCGCCCTTGCGGATGCGGTCGATCTCCTTATCTATGTGGCTCGAGACCTCTTGGGCGTAGCTGTGGAATCGGCTCACTACTTTCTCTACGTTCCGACCCACGACCCCGCGGATCCGGACGCGCCGTTCGACCACCGGCTCCAGTACCTTTTTGCGAAGCACGGCGGGCGTTACCTTGGACCCTTTGCCCAATAGCATATCGTTCGTCACGTCGTCAACCAACCGGTAGCTGAAGGTACTGCCTAACAGGAGCTTGGTGAGCTGCTTCTCGCACACTTCGCGCCCGGCGTCGACCTTCTCCTTCTTTTCGTTCTCGAGTTTGTCGATGCGCTTAACCTCGTGGGCGCGCGCGCGGCCGTCGGCCCTTTCTCGCTCCTTGCGCGAGAAGACCTTCACGTCGACGACGATGCCGTCCATCCCGGGCGGCGCCTTGAGCGAGGCGTCGCGTACGTCCCCCGCCTTTTCGGCGAAGATAGCGCGCAACAACCGCTCCTCCGGGGTGAGCTCGGACTCGCCCTTGGGGGCGACCTTGCCCACCAGTATATCGCCGGCGTGTACTTCGGCGCCGACGCGTATTACTCCGGCCTCGTCGAGGTTCTTGAGCGCGTCGGAGCCGACGTTGGGTATGTCGCGGGTAATCTCCTCCCGGCCGAGCTTGGTCTCGCGGCACTCGATCTCGAATTCCTCGACGTGGATGGAAGTAAAAACTTCGCTCTCGACCAGTTTTTTACTCACCACGATGGCGTCCTCGAAGTTGTAGCCCATCCACGGCATGAACGCGACGAGGATGTTCCGGCCGAGCGCGAGTTCACCGTCCTTGGTCGCCGGGCCGTCCGCGATGACCTGGCCGGCCCTCACCCGCTCCCCCTTCTTGATGATGGGAACCTGGTTGAAACAGGTGTCCTGGTTCGTCCGCTCGTGCTTTTTTAATTTATAGACATCCGGCTCGAACCACCCGTACGCGGCGTCGTCCTCGGCGGTATCGGGGCGGACGATGATCTCGTCGGCCGTGACCTTTTCGACCGTGCCCGCGGCCTCGGCCATCACGACCACGCCCGAATCGCGCGCCACGCGGTTTTCGATACCGGTGGCGACGTACGCCGCCTCGGTATTCACCAACGGCACCGCCTGCCGCTGCATATTGGACCCCATGAGGGCGCGGTTGGCGTCGTCGTGCTCCAGGAACGGGATCAAAGAAGTGGAGATGGAGACGAGCTGCCGCGGCGATATGTCGACGAAGTCCACTTCCCGGGGCTCGACCAGAATGAACTCGCCCCGCCGGCGCGCGTACACGTAGTCGGCGGTGAAGCGCCCCCGGCGGTCGACCGGCGCGTTGGCCTGGCCGACGGTGTAGTCGTCCTCTTCACCGGCGTCGAGGTAGACGACCTCGTCGGTGACGCGGCCGTTCTTCACGCGCAGGTAAGGCGTCTCGATGAAGCCGAACTCGTTGATGCGGGCATAGGTCGCGAGGCTGGTGATAAGGCCGATGTTGGGTCCCTCCGGCGTCTCGATGGGGCACATCCGGCCGTAGTGGGTGTAGTGAACGTCGCGCACTTCGAAGTTGGCGCGTTCGCGGGAAAGGCCGCCGGGGCCCAGCGCCGAGAGGCGCCGCTTGTGGGTGAGTTCGGCCAGCGGGTTGATCTGGTCCAGGAACTGGCTGAGCTGGCTCGAGCCGAAAAACTCCCTCACCGCGCTCATGAGCGGCTTCGCGTTCACCAGGTCCCGCGGCATGCTGTCTTCCAGGTCGAGGATGCTCATCCGCTCGCGGATGACGCGCTCCATACGGGTCAATCCCACCTGGAAGCGGTACTCCAACAGCTCGCCCACCGCGCGCACGCGCCGGTTGCCGAGATGGTCGACGTCGTCCACGTCGCCCTCCTGGGCGTGCAGCGTCGCCAGCTCGCGCACCGTCTCGAGCACGTCTTCATCGTGCAGGGTCCTATCCTCCAACGGGAAATCCAGTCCCAGCTTGACGTCGAGCTTGCGGCGGCCTACCCTGCTCAGGTCGTACCGCTTGGGATTGGCGAAGAGGTTCTCGAACGCGGCCTCCGCCGTCTCCACGTTGGAGAGGTCGCCCGGGCGGATCTCGTTGTAAATTTTTATCAGCGCGTCGGCGCGGGTCTTGACGCGGCTGTCGTCGTCCTTGCGGAACGTCGGCAATATAGCGCCGACCTCCAGGCCGTTGCGCGAGGCCAGGACGTCCGCCGCCTTGACGCGGTTGTCGCGCAGCAGGTCGAGCACGTTCTCGTCGATTTGCGTGAACCGCTTGAAGAGCGTGGTGCCTTCCGCGGTCTTGACGTCGGACGCCAAGTAGTTGCCGAGTAGGCCCGTCCGCCGCGAGACGTTGACCGACTCCACGTCGAAGAAGAGCTTCGCGATTTCGCCGGCGTCGCCGTAACCGAAGGCGCGCAGCAGGACCGTCACCGGTATGCGCGGCTGCCGGTTCGTCCGGTCGATGGAGAAGTTGACGACGCCGTTGACGTCGAACGCGATCTCGAGCCAGGCGCCGCGATGGGGGATGATGGACGCGCCGTAGAGGACCTTCCCGCTGGAGTGTTCCGTCTGCTTGAAGACCAGCCCCGGCGAGCGGTGCAGCTGGGAGACGATGACCCGCTCCGCGCCGTTGATAATGAACGACCCGCGCTCGGTCATCATCGGGATCTCGCCCAGATAGAGCTCCTCTTCCCGGACGTCGACCACCCGCGGTTCTTTGCCCGCCGCCTCGCGTTCGCGCACCACGAACCGGAACTTCGCGCGCAGCGGTACGCCGTACGTCATCCCCTTGACCTTACATTCCTCGATGGTGTACTTGGTGTAGCCGATGTTGTACTCGACGAACTCGAGGTAGCAATCGCCGTTGAAGTCGTAGATGGGGAACGTATTTTCGAAGATGTACTGCAGGCCCTGGGACCGGCGCTTATTGGGCAGCGCCAGGTGCTGGAGGAAGTCCTCGTACGACTTCTTCTGGATCTCCAGCAGGTTGGGGATATCTATCGGCTCGGCCTTGTCGGCAAAAGATATTCTTTTGATCGTCAAACCCCCAGCACTCCTTCGGCCCTCTGCGGGGCCGGGCGCGAAGACGGCGTACCGCGGGCGCCCGACCTTCCTCGGCCTTTACCCGCCGGCGCGTTACTCCAACCCAACGGTAGCCCCGACTTCTTCCAGCTTCGCTTTGACCTGTTCCGCGTCCTCCTTCGACAGACCTTCCTTGACGGCGGAGGGCGCGCCGTCCACGAGATCCTTGGCCTCTTTCAAACCCAGCCCCGTCACCTCGCGGACTACTTTGATGACCGGGATTTTATTGTCGCCGATGGCCTTCAACGTCACGTTGAACTCGGTCTTCTCCTCCGCGGCCGGCGCCGCGTCGGCCGGGGCCGCCGCGAACGCTACCGGCGCCGCGGCCGTAACGCCGAATTCCTCCTCGAGCTCTTTAACCAGCTCCGAGAGCTCGAGCACCGTCATCGACTTTATGGCTTCCTTGATATCGTCCTTGGTCATAAACCGTCCGCCCGAGCGGGCTTTCCTCCTTAAAATAATTACGTATCGACTATACCGATCTCCGCGGCCGCTAAGCCTCGGCCGGGGCTTCCTCTTCTCTTTTCTTATCGGCTACCGCGGCCAACGTCGCGACCGCCTTACGGATCGTTCCCGCCAAAACGGCGGCCAGCGAAGTGTGCGGCGACTTCATGGCCGCGAACAGCGTCGCCAGGAGTACTTCGCGCGGCGGCGTCTTGGCCAGCGCGCCGATCTTCTCCGGCCCGATGAACTCGCCGCCCAACAGGCCGCCCTTTATGACGAAGCTCTCGTACTCCTTGCGGAAATCGACCAGGACCTTCGCGACGGCGACCGGCTCTTCGCCCACGAAGGCGATGCCCGTAGCTCCGTCGAGCAACGTATTCAGCGTCTCGGCCGGCGCTTCGGTCAGGGCGCGTTCCGCCAACGTGCGTTTGGCGACGACGTAGCGCGAGCCCTCCGCGCGCAATTTGGCTCGGAGGTCCGTCATCCCGGCGACGTCCACGCCGCGGAAGTCGGTGAACAACGCGCCGCCAGCCTCGCCCAAGGCCGCCTTGAGGTCGGCCAGTATCTCTTCCTTCTTCTGTCTGCTAATAGGCATTACGCAGCACCGTCGCTTGGCCGGCGTTAGCCGCCGGCCAACGCCAAAGCTTCCTGCTTGCTAACGCGGATGCCGGGGCCCATCGTGCTCGATATCGTCAGCTTCCGGAGGTATTGCCCCTTCGCCGCCGCCGGCCGCGCCTTCACCACGGCCTCGACGGCCGT is a window of bacterium DNA encoding:
- the rpoC gene encoding DNA-directed RNA polymerase subunit beta', with translation MIWGLYDDKRKQRKEFAAVTIGIASPEKILSWSHGEVKKAETINYRTFRPERDGLFCERIFGPTKDWECACGKYKRIKNRNVICDRCGVEVTESRVRRERMGHIKLVSPVAHIWFVKGAPNYVANLLGISSRDLERVVYYASYLVVDPGLKSETGLAAGQVISEEQYRGLYEKFPGEFVAEMGAPAVRRLLEELDLETLSVELKVQLDETRSKQKRKTLLKRLQLVESVRKSGNRPEWMVLEVLPVLPPDLRPLVPLDGGRFATSDLNDLYRTVINRNNRLRKLIEIKAPDVILRNEKRMLQESVDALLDNGRRGYAVRGVNNRPLKSLSDNLKGKLGRFRQNLLGKRVDYSGRAVIVVGPELKLHECGIPKKMALELFKPFIIQKLEEHGFVHTIKSAKRLVEQVKPEVWDILEECIRDHPVMLNRAPTLHRLGIQAFKPVLVEGSAIRIHPLVCTAFNADFDGDQMAVHVPLSPEAQLEAKLLMASTRNILSPAHGKPLATPTQDIVLGCYALTKPKEGEKGQGKAFADVDEVTLAHELGEVGRYAKVKVRLYGELIDTTVGRVLFNEVLPDDFVFVNKTVDKKTVGGIVAEVYKKYGLARTVSLLDDLKDLGFLHATLAGVTFGVDDLVVPPEKATLIEETKREVEKIDKLYKQQAITYGERYNMVIDAWTRTTDVLGELVFDRLSKDAKGFNPVFIMADSGARGSQNQIRQLCGLRGLMAKPQKKITGRIGEIIEQPILSNFREGLSVLEYFISTHGGRKGLADTALKTADAGYLTRRLVDAAHDLIVTEGDCRTLLGIEMTALKEGEEVIASLGDRVLGRVALEDLYDPVTGELIVAANQLIDEEEAEKIEMSNVTSAKIRSVLTCESRRGVCTLCYGKNLAAGKLVDVGEAVGVIAAQSIGEPGTQLTLRTFHVGGTASRIVEQSKISAKVAGKARFERLRKVKRPDGSTVVLSRNAELNVVDEEGRDRIKYTVPYGAALQAKDGQLLEKGQVIYEWDPYSEPILADVDGVVELRDIIDGVTLREEVDAAGLIQRVVVGGTRRKDLDPHIIVHTGDGGKDVEYPVPFGGYLSVHDGERVEAGKLLVKLPREIGKTRDITGGLPRVAELFEARRPKNPAIIAEIDGHVEIKGTRKGKRKIVVGGEHQAKEYEIPQGKHLKVHEGDLVTAGQQLCDGNIDPHDILRVKGDKEVQEYLVNEIQEVYRLQGVDINDKHLESIVRKMLRKVKIETVGDTEFLPEQVVDKFKFRDINEKMIGQGKKPATASPILQGITEAALSTDSFISAASFQKTTHILAEAAFAGKRDNLLGLKENVIMGHLIPAGLGAFDALKLKLQVKEELPAEVEEPEEELVREK
- the rplJ gene encoding 50S ribosomal protein L10, which translates into the protein MPISRQKKEEILADLKAALGEAGGALFTDFRGVDVAGMTDLRAKLRAEGSRYVVAKRTLAERALTEAPAETLNTLLDGATGIAFVGEEPVAVAKVLVDFRKEYESFVIKGGLLGGEFIGPEKIGALAKTPPREVLLATLFAAMKSPHTSLAAVLAGTIRKAVATLAAVADKKREEEAPAEA
- the rpoB gene encoding DNA-directed RNA polymerase subunit beta, which produces MTIKRISFADKAEPIDIPNLLEIQKKSYEDFLQHLALPNKRRSQGLQYIFENTFPIYDFNGDCYLEFVEYNIGYTKYTIEECKVKGMTYGVPLRAKFRFVVREREAAGKEPRVVDVREEELYLGEIPMMTERGSFIINGAERVIVSQLHRSPGLVFKQTEHSSGKVLYGASIIPHRGAWLEIAFDVNGVVNFSIDRTNRQPRIPVTVLLRAFGYGDAGEIAKLFFDVESVNVSRRTGLLGNYLASDVKTAEGTTLFKRFTQIDENVLDLLRDNRVKAADVLASRNGLEVGAILPTFRKDDDSRVKTRADALIKIYNEIRPGDLSNVETAEAAFENLFANPKRYDLSRVGRRKLDVKLGLDFPLEDRTLHDEDVLETVRELATLHAQEGDVDDVDHLGNRRVRAVGELLEYRFQVGLTRMERVIRERMSILDLEDSMPRDLVNAKPLMSAVREFFGSSQLSQFLDQINPLAELTHKRRLSALGPGGLSRERANFEVRDVHYTHYGRMCPIETPEGPNIGLITSLATYARINEFGFIETPYLRVKNGRVTDEVVYLDAGEEDDYTVGQANAPVDRRGRFTADYVYARRRGEFILVEPREVDFVDISPRQLVSISTSLIPFLEHDDANRALMGSNMQRQAVPLVNTEAAYVATGIENRVARDSGVVVMAEAAGTVEKVTADEIIVRPDTAEDDAAYGWFEPDVYKLKKHERTNQDTCFNQVPIIKKGERVRAGQVIADGPATKDGELALGRNILVAFMPWMGYNFEDAIVVSKKLVESEVFTSIHVEEFEIECRETKLGREEITRDIPNVGSDALKNLDEAGVIRVGAEVHAGDILVGKVAPKGESELTPEERLLRAIFAEKAGDVRDASLKAPPGMDGIVVDVKVFSRKERERADGRARAHEVKRIDKLENEKKEKVDAGREVCEKQLTKLLLGSTFSYRLVDDVTNDMLLGKGSKVTPAVLRKKVLEPVVERRVRIRGVVGRNVEKVVSRFHSYAQEVSSHIDKEIDRIRKGDDLPPGVLKMVKVYVARKRRLTIGDKMAGRHGNKGVVAKIVPEEDMPFMEDGTPVDIILNPLGVPSRLNVGQIFETHLGWAAHKLNEFFECPIFEGGSEEEIKRHLEVAGIPTSGKVTLYDGRIGDPFSHDVTVGYIYLFKLLHLADDKIHARSVGPYSLVTQQPLGGKGQFGGQRFGEMEVWALEAYGAAYTLQELLTVKSDDVLGRARTYEAIVKGRNIPEADTPESFNVLINELRALCLDVHPEEA
- the rpsL gene encoding 30S ribosomal protein S12, producing MPTINQLVRHGRGKARKKSKSPALAKCPQRRGVCTRVWTVTPKKPNSALRKVARVRLTTGTEVTAYIPGVGHNLQEHSIVLVRGGRVKDIPGVRYHVIRGTFDASSVTDRNRSRSKYGVKKPKKVK
- the rpsG gene encoding 30S ribosomal protein S7 — translated: MARSRKPAKRSWPPDSKYGSPLITRFVNSVVSRGKRSTAERIFYDAMDIVAEKTGEDPLAVFNRAINNVKPSLEVKSRRVGGATYQVPVEVPQQRRAALAIRWLKAAALARSEHGMENKLAGEILDAAKGAGTAYKKKEDTHRMAEANKAFAHYRW
- the rplL gene encoding 50S ribosomal protein L7/L12 is translated as MTKDDIKEAIKSMTVLELSELVKELEEEFGVTAAAPVAFAAAPADAAPAAEEKTEFNVTLKAIGDNKIPVIKVVREVTGLGLKEAKDLVDGAPSAVKEGLSKEDAEQVKAKLEEVGATVGLE